A single Epinephelus lanceolatus isolate andai-2023 chromosome 22, ASM4190304v1, whole genome shotgun sequence DNA region contains:
- the LOC144459820 gene encoding uncharacterized protein LOC144459820: MEEDKQNPEHRSNKVPRRQAAGSSSDSSDVEEQRGREELIHHHRDKSFTTSGSLKIHQRVQTGEKPYSCDQCEKTFLCEKTFLRCSALKAHQRIHIEGELSSFFQSGKDFTESGTSKKQDIDTAEKLFSCDQCEKAFTTLRSLKSHHCVHTAEKSQCCDQCGKTGQRTSLETHQRIHTGEKPYSCDLCGKAFKWLSNFQAHQRSHTGEKLYSRDQCGKAFATPCTLKTHQRIHTGEKLYSCDQCGKAFATPWTLKTHQRIHTGEKLYSCDQCGKAFAKPWTLKTHQRIHTGEKLYSCDQCGKAFAQSGALKVHQRIHTGEKPYSCDQCGKAFAKQCTLKTHQRIHTGEKPYSCDQCDKAFAQSGVLKSHQHIHTGEKPYSCDQCGKAFAQSGVLKIHQRIHTGEKPYWCDQCGRLFARCSHLRTHQCRHAGENPYSCD; encoded by the coding sequence gaacagagaggaagagaggaactTATACATCACCACCGTGACAAATCCTTCACAACATCTGGATCTTTAAAAATTCATCAAAGAGTTCAAactggagagaaaccatacagctgCGACCAAtgtgagaaaacatttttgtgtgagaaaacatttttgcGCTGCAGTGCCCTCAAAGCCCATCAACGCATTCACATTGAAGGGGAACTGTCCAGTTTTTTCCAAAGTGGGAAGGATTTCACAGAGTCAGGGAcctcaaaaaaacaagacattgacacagcagagaaactgtttagctgtgatcaatgtgagAAAGCTTTCACCACTCTACGTAGCTTAAAAAGTCACcactgtgttcacactgcagagaagtCGCAGTGCTGTGACCAGTGTGGGAAAACTGGTCAACGCACGTCCCTTGAAACTCACCAAAgaattcacacaggagagaaaccgtacaGCTGTGATCTATGTGGCAAAGCTTTCAAATGGTTAAGTAACTTTCAAGCCCATCAACgcagtcacacaggagagaaactgtACAGCCgtgatcaatgtggcaaagccTTTGCAACGCCATGTACCTTAAAAACCCACCAacgtattcacacaggagagaaactgtacagctgtgatcaatgtggcaaagccTTTGCAACGCCATGGACCTTAAAAACCCACCAacgtattcacacaggagagaaactgtacagctgtgatcaatgtggcaaagccTTTGCAAAGCCATGGACCTTAAAAACCCACCAacgtattcacacaggagagaaactttacagctgtgatcaatgtggcaaagccTTTGCACAGTCAGGGGCCTTAAAAGTCCACCAacgtattcacacaggagagaaaccgtacagctgtgatcaatgtggcaaagccTTTGCAAAGCAATGTACCTTAAAAACCCACCAacgtattcacacaggagagaaaccgtacagctgtgatcaatgtgacAAAGCCTTTGCACAGTCAGGGGTCTTAAAAAGCCACCAAcatattcacacaggagagaaaccgtacagctgtgatcaatgtggcaaagccTTTGCACAGTCAGGGGTCTTAAAAATCCACCAacgtattcacacaggagagaagccgtACTGGTGTGACCAATGTGGAAGATTATTTGCCCGGTGCAGTCATTTGAGAACCCACCAATGCCGGCATGCAGGAGAGAACCCATACAGCTGTGACTAG